In Necator americanus strain Aroian chromosome IV, whole genome shotgun sequence, the following proteins share a genomic window:
- a CDS encoding hypothetical protein (NECATOR_CHRIV.G15495.T1) has protein sequence MSAVWNYFRKTNDEFGNFIGICTLCNRSLKIPKSKTTTNLLAHLRTSHGEELGSFTRKRFEAGSSGAASADDPRMTVHKTLARLVIEGALPLETSTLKPFRDFCSTLNPSYHPPSLRMLRTILDEEGCRVELTNRTMLADLSSTVAMTLDFHNTFKQHTGLLLIGAQVLSRTSLERRNLILDCTPIDLQSFSGYTVSEAVVNCLRKLDVDASRIGTMVAKETQPLQEAALYLRTTFVPCAAQSISLVAGDTLQTEPAAATIERVRRLVSEFQRNRNAKMHLKSRLREFKLPEVSPCADCSNRWITTYNMICDVLVTMPAFNEITQKLNLPSLEAKDVQFIEALRSFLEPFYSLVKQVCARDSTASVYLAVARILITTTEKRLVQLNDEAHRFGQLLLENTMKYFNPWLGDEFLQMAAFLDPRFAYLETVQPMKSWTAIMDRFITHHNRIHPPREREAQSSNDGVWQQQSQNQSTSVWEILRENQEDPNLRNANSWSHGDELRVGILRTSRPAFNTDPIHWWRAYMNEFPILAQAAFTHLTTPATSVDCQRLLSLVSESTACRDSGNKIKRTDRLLLMLKAHLHKDVSRECKAWSNNELHRYGYCESAGDEFDVEEDPAWTAFKSDEEKTIADVVEPLLSFVEEDDFDNMKNR, from the exons ATGAGTGCCGTATGGAACTACTTCCGGAAGACCAATGATGAATTTGGAAACTTCATAGGAATTTGTACGTTATGTAATCGATCGCTGAAGATACCGAAATCCAAGACAACTACCAATCTTTTGGCTCATCTTAGAACGAGTCATGGAGAAGAATTGGGCAGCTTCACGAGAAAGAGATTCGAAGCTGGAAGCAGTGGCGCTGCCAGCGCTGACGATCCTCGTATGACCGTACACAAGACGCTGGCACGACTCGTGATCGAAGGGGCATTGCCGCTTGAAACGAGTACGCTGAAACCGTTCCGTGATTTTTGTTCTACACTAAATCCATCTTATCATCCGCCTTCGCTGAGAATGCTCCGGACGATTCTGGATGAGGAAGGCTGCAGAGTGGAGTTGACCAACCGAACAATGCTTGCTGATCTTTCGTCAACAGTAGCAATGACTTTGGATTTCCATAACACATTCAAACAACATACTGGACTCCTACTTATTGGTGCACAAGTGCTGTCTCGGACCTCGTTGGAACGGCGAAATCTAATTTTAGACTGTACACCGATAGATCTGCAAAG tttttctggatacaCAGTTTCTGAAGCCGTTGTGAACTGTTTGAGAAAACTAGATGTGGATGCGTCTCGCATAGGGACGATGGTAGCAAAGGAGACACAACCGCTGCAGGAGGCAGCTCTCTATCTTCGTACGACATT tgTCCCTTGTGCAGCACAAAGTATTAGCCTTGTCGCAGGCGATACGCTCCAAACAGAGCCAGCTGCCGCAACAATAGAGAGAGTTCGTCGATTAGTGTCGGAGTTTCAACGTAATAGAAACGCAAAAATGCACTTGAAGAG TCGTTTGCGAGAGTTTAAGCTGCCGGAAGTCAGCCCTTGCGCCGATTGTTCTAATAGATGGATTACGACCTACAACATGATCTGCGACGTCTTAGTAACG ATGCCAGCATTTAATGAGATAACGCAGAAGTTAAATTTGCCATCGCTTGAAGCAAAAGATGTGCAATTCATAGAGGCTCTGAGATCTTTTCTGGAACCATTTTATTCGCTTGTCAAACAG GTCTGCGCACGAGACTCTACGGCTTCTGTGTACCTCGCAGTTGCACGAATACTGATCACTACAACAGAAAA GCGCCTTGTTCAGTTGAACGACGAAGCTCATCGATTTGGTCAGCTATTGCTTGAAAACACAATGAAATACTTCAACCCATGGTTAGGTGACGAATTTCTGCAAATGGCCGCTTTTCTTGATCCACGATTCGCATATCTCGAAACAGTGCAGCCGATGAAAAGTTGGACTGCTATCATGGACAGATTTATCACTCACCATA ACAGAATTCATCCGCCCAGGGAACGCGAAGCTCAAAGTTCAAACGATGGCGTTTGGCAGCAACAATCTCAGAATCAATCTACATCCGTTTGGGAGATTCTTCGGGAGAACCAGGAAGACCCGAATTTGAGAAATGCAAATTCTTGGAGTCATGGTGATGAGCTGAGAGTAG GAATACTGAGAACGTCTCGACCAGCGTTTAACACCGATCCTATCCACTGGTGGAGGGCTTACATGAACGAGTTTCCTATACTAGCACAAGCTGCTTTTACTCATTTAACAACCCCTGCAACGTCTGTAGATTGCCAACGATTGTTGAG TTTGGTATCTGAATCAACTGCATGTAGAGATTCCGGGAACAAGATAAAGAGAACCGATCGCTTATTGCTAATGCTTAAAGCGCATTTGCACAAGGACGTGAGCAG AGAATGCAAAGCATGGTCAAACAACGAACTACACCGATATGGTTATTGCGAGTCGGCTGGAGATGAATTCGATGTGGAAGAGGATCCTGCATGGACAGCGTTTAAATCGGACGAGGAGAAAACCATTGCTGATGTGGTCGAACCGTTGTTGTCATTTGTGGAAGAGGATGACTTTGACAATATGAAGAATAGATAA
- a CDS encoding hypothetical protein (NECATOR_CHRIV.G15495.T2), whose product MSAVWNYFRKTNDEFGNFIGICTLCNRSLKIPKSKTTTNLLAHLRTSHGEELGSFTRKRFEAGSSGAASADDPRMTVHKTLARLVIEGALPLETSTLKPFRDFCSTLNPSYHPPSLRMLRTILDEEGCRVELTNRTMLADLSSTVAMTLDFHNTFKQHTGLLLIGAQVLSRTSLERRNLILDCTPIDLQSFSGYTVSEAVVNCLRKLDVDASRIGTMVAKETQPLQEAALYLRTTFVPCAAQSISLVAGDTLQTEPAAATIERVRRLVSEFQRNRNAKMHLKSRLREFKLPEVSPCADCSNRWITTYNMICDVLVTMPAFNEITQKLNLPSLEAKDVQFIEALRSFLEPFYSLVKQVCARDSTASVYLAVARILITTTEKRLVQLNDEAHRFGQLLLENTMKYFNPWLGDEFLQMAAFLDPRFAYLETVQPMKSWTAIMDRFITHHNRIHPPREREAQSSNDGVWQQQSQNQSTSVWEILRENQEDPNLRNANSWSHGDELRVAFNTDPIHWWRAYMNEFPILAQAAFTHLTTPATSVDCQRLLSLVSESTACRDSGNKIKRTDRLLLMLKAHLHKDVSRECKAWSNNELHRYGYCESAGDEFDVEEDPAWTAFKSDEEKTIADVVEPLLSFVEEDDFDNMKNR is encoded by the exons ATGAGTGCCGTATGGAACTACTTCCGGAAGACCAATGATGAATTTGGAAACTTCATAGGAATTTGTACGTTATGTAATCGATCGCTGAAGATACCGAAATCCAAGACAACTACCAATCTTTTGGCTCATCTTAGAACGAGTCATGGAGAAGAATTGGGCAGCTTCACGAGAAAGAGATTCGAAGCTGGAAGCAGTGGCGCTGCCAGCGCTGACGATCCTCGTATGACCGTACACAAGACGCTGGCACGACTCGTGATCGAAGGGGCATTGCCGCTTGAAACGAGTACGCTGAAACCGTTCCGTGATTTTTGTTCTACACTAAATCCATCTTATCATCCGCCTTCGCTGAGAATGCTCCGGACGATTCTGGATGAGGAAGGCTGCAGAGTGGAGTTGACCAACCGAACAATGCTTGCTGATCTTTCGTCAACAGTAGCAATGACTTTGGATTTCCATAACACATTCAAACAACATACTGGACTCCTACTTATTGGTGCACAAGTGCTGTCTCGGACCTCGTTGGAACGGCGAAATCTAATTTTAGACTGTACACCGATAGATCTGCAAAG tttttctggatacaCAGTTTCTGAAGCCGTTGTGAACTGTTTGAGAAAACTAGATGTGGATGCGTCTCGCATAGGGACGATGGTAGCAAAGGAGACACAACCGCTGCAGGAGGCAGCTCTCTATCTTCGTACGACATT tgTCCCTTGTGCAGCACAAAGTATTAGCCTTGTCGCAGGCGATACGCTCCAAACAGAGCCAGCTGCCGCAACAATAGAGAGAGTTCGTCGATTAGTGTCGGAGTTTCAACGTAATAGAAACGCAAAAATGCACTTGAAGAG TCGTTTGCGAGAGTTTAAGCTGCCGGAAGTCAGCCCTTGCGCCGATTGTTCTAATAGATGGATTACGACCTACAACATGATCTGCGACGTCTTAGTAACG ATGCCAGCATTTAATGAGATAACGCAGAAGTTAAATTTGCCATCGCTTGAAGCAAAAGATGTGCAATTCATAGAGGCTCTGAGATCTTTTCTGGAACCATTTTATTCGCTTGTCAAACAG GTCTGCGCACGAGACTCTACGGCTTCTGTGTACCTCGCAGTTGCACGAATACTGATCACTACAACAGAAAA GCGCCTTGTTCAGTTGAACGACGAAGCTCATCGATTTGGTCAGCTATTGCTTGAAAACACAATGAAATACTTCAACCCATGGTTAGGTGACGAATTTCTGCAAATGGCCGCTTTTCTTGATCCACGATTCGCATATCTCGAAACAGTGCAGCCGATGAAAAGTTGGACTGCTATCATGGACAGATTTATCACTCACCATA ACAGAATTCATCCGCCCAGGGAACGCGAAGCTCAAAGTTCAAACGATGGCGTTTGGCAGCAACAATCTCAGAATCAATCTACATCCGTTTGGGAGATTCTTCGGGAGAACCAGGAAGACCCGAATTTGAGAAATGCAAATTCTTGGAGTCATGGTGATGAGCTGAGAGTAG CGTTTAACACCGATCCTATCCACTGGTGGAGGGCTTACATGAACGAGTTTCCTATACTAGCACAAGCTGCTTTTACTCATTTAACAACCCCTGCAACGTCTGTAGATTGCCAACGATTGTTGAG TTTGGTATCTGAATCAACTGCATGTAGAGATTCCGGGAACAAGATAAAGAGAACCGATCGCTTATTGCTAATGCTTAAAGCGCATTTGCACAAGGACGTGAGCAG AGAATGCAAAGCATGGTCAAACAACGAACTACACCGATATGGTTATTGCGAGTCGGCTGGAGATGAATTCGATGTGGAAGAGGATCCTGCATGGACAGCGTTTAAATCGGACGAGGAGAAAACCATTGCTGATGTGGTCGAACCGTTGTTGTCATTTGTGGAAGAGGATGACTTTGACAATATGAAGAATAGATAA
- a CDS encoding hypothetical protein (NECATOR_CHRIV.G15496.T1): MAGENMRFHMLRRLSGCKRIPNNDHLREHANVDSQIMEIGVIGFCISADYGKSRKSSEFELWLPENVRLNATFGILFDYEVIKSHTAVEWPS, translated from the exons ATGGCTGGTGAAAACATGCGGTTCCACATGTTGAGACGTTTGTCTGGATGTAAACGAATACCGAATAACGAT CATTTGCGAGAACACGCAAACGTCGACTCGCAAATCATGGAGATTGGTGTCATAGGATTTTGTATCTCTGCAGATTATGGGAAGTCGAGAAAAAGCAGTGAATTTGAATTGTGGCTGCCAGAGA ATGTTCGTTTGAATGCAACATTTGGAATTCTCTTCGATTATGAA GTAATCAAGTCACACACTGCAGTCGAGTGGCCTAGCTGA
- a CDS encoding hypothetical protein (NECATOR_CHRIV.G15497.T1), whose translation MHARSSEKSTSSTTTQSHIGKMAKTKLKKFFWIISPHPPYSPDLASTEYHLFSCVQHHPDGQDFQTREDIKKALEQFFKDQSPAFWSKGIYDLPRRWQKTIGANGAYFK comes from the coding sequence ATGCACGCCCGCAGCAGCGAgaagtctacttccagcaCGACAACACAGTCACACATTGGAAAAATGGCCAAAACCAAACTGAAGAAGTTCTTCTGGATCATTTCACCACACCCACCGTATTCCCCAGATCTGGCTTCCACGGAGTACCACCTTTTCTCCTGTGTGCAACATCATCCGGATGGTCAAGACTTCCAAACCCGCGAGGACATCAAAAAGGCActcgagcagttcttcaagGACCAGTCCccagcgttctggagcaaaggcatctacgatctgcctagacgttggcagaagaccaTCGGTGCCAATGgggcatacttcaaatga
- a CDS encoding hypothetical protein (NECATOR_CHRIV.G15498.T1), giving the protein MPRNFKPSSLHLRNVKIFLHLSGQEPADIDRRLKEVYKEHAPAKSTVYKWHLKFASGDYSIEDEDRSGRPMELDLDLLRRQEEADLYQTTRELTVALG; this is encoded by the coding sequence ATGCCGCGCAATTTCAAGCCGTCGTCACTCCACCTCCGCAACGTAAAAATCTTTCTCCATCTATCTGGCCAAGAACCCGCGGATATCGATAGACGTCTGAAGGAAGTTTACAAGGAGCACGCCCCCGCTAAAAGTACAGTCTACAAGTGGCACTTGAAGTTCGCGTCTGGCGACTATTCCATCGAAGATGAAGACCGTTCGGGACGCCCGATGGAGTTGGATTTGGATTTGCTGCGGAGACAGGAGGAAGCCGACCTGTATCAAACCACTCGCGAACTGACAGTCGCTCTTGGGTGA
- a CDS encoding hypothetical protein (NECATOR_CHRIV.G15499.T1), translated as MFFETLVLRATVDRRHLAVFYRPQKLRHLGNRTPSKDTVRCEFSSSLISSSQAVNYNTFDWFVLIEMIRWN; from the exons ATGTTCTTCGAAACGCTTGTACTTCGAGCTACAGTTGATAGACGTCATCTCGCCGTTTTTTATCGTCCGCAAAAACTGAGACACTTGGGAAACCGCACGCCTTCGAAAGATACAGTAAG ATGTGAGTTTTCCTCATCGCTAATTTCATCCAGTCAAGCAGTCAACTACAATACTTTCGATTGGTTTGTACTGATTGAAAT GATCAGGTGGAATTGA
- a CDS encoding hypothetical protein (NECATOR_CHRIV.G15500.T2), whose product MQYNRFHLQFAVPGFGDNWMHRAGMLCRLASPSRAATIATRKASSGTSANPLAAAAAQARKQSTASSVKQEPFMNATSSIYIEQMYDAWRADPKSVHASWDAYFRNVEGGAAPGQAYQAPPTAYGAAGVPGVLPTSVPSNVAVGGGFSMPQIAQAALVPSTGLDMSTSLQSVSDHLKVQLLIRSYQTRGHNIADLDPLGINSADLDDTIPPELELSFYGFGERDLDREFLLPPTTFIGGEKSSLTLREILHRLKQIYCKTTGVEYMHLNNLEQQDWIRQRFEAPRVTELSHDQKKVLFKRLIRSTKFEEFLAKKWPSEKRFGLEGCEVLIPAIKQVIDTSSNLGVDSVVIGMPHRGRLNVLANVCRQPLSTILSQFSTLEPADEGSGDVKYHLGVCIERLNRQSQRKMKIAVVANPSHLEAVDPVVMGKVRAEAFYAGDTKCDRTMAILMHGDAAFSGQGVVMETFNLDDLPSYTTHGCIHIVVNNQVGFTTDPRSSRSSPYCTDVGRVVGCPIFHVNVDDPEAVMHVCNVAAEWRKTFKKDVIIDLVCYRRHGHNELDEPMFTQPLMYQKIKQMPTALEKYQEHIINEGVATEQYVKEELTKYGQILEDAYENAQKVTYVRNRDWLDSPWDDFFKRRDPLKLVSTGIEEDNINQIIEKFGSYPEGFHLHRGLERILKARKQMLKDNSLDWACGEALAFGSLLKEGTHVRLSGQDVERGTFSHRHHVLHDQTIDQKIYNPLNDLQEGQAEYTVCNSSLSEFAVLGFELGYSMVDPNSLVIWEAQFGDFANNAQCIIDQFVASGQSKWIRQSGIVMLLPHGYEGMGPEHSSARPERYLQLCNEDDQIDLEKVAFGGTFEAQQLHDTNWIVANCTTPANIFHLFRRQVTMPFRKPAVVMTPKSLLRHPLARSPVQDFLPGTHFQRVIPEVGPPSQNAANVQRVVFCTGKVYYDLLSARKHVGKDDAVAICRVEQISPFPYDLIQAECQKYPAAEIIWSQEEHKNMGAWGFVQPRFNSLLQSENRVIRYTGRHPSASPATGNKFTHILEQRDMMSRTFDVPKSKLESFKA is encoded by the exons ATGCAGTATAAT AGGTTTCACCTTCAATTTGCAGTACCGGGTTTCGGCGATAACTGGATGCATCGTGCAGGCATGCTTTGTCGTTTGGCGTCGCCAAGTAGGGCGGCCACCATCGCCACAAGGAAAGCGTCATCCGGAACTAGCGCGAATCCTCTCGCTGCCGCAGCTGCTCAG GCTCGCAAGCAGTCGACAGCTTCTAGTGTGAAGCAGGAACCGTTTATGAATGCCACCTCTTCTATATATATCGAACAG ATGTATGATGCGTGGAGAGCGGACCCAAAGTCAGTCCATGCGTCGTGGGATGCGTATTTTAGGAATGTTGAAGGCGGTGCTGCTCCTGGACAAGCCTATCAAGCGCCACCCACTGCCTATGGAGCGGCTGGCGTACCTGGAGTACTTCCTACTTCTGTCCCTAGTAACGTTGCTGTGGGTGGTGGATTTAGCAT GCCCCAAATTGCGCAGGCAGCTTTGGTTCCTTCGACTGGGCTTGATATGTCAACATCGTTGCAGTCCGTTTCGGACCATCTTAAGGTTCAACTTCTCATCAGAAGTTATCAG aCCCGTGGACACAATATTGCCGATCTCGACCCGCTCGGCATTAATAGTGCCGATCTTGACGATACTATACCACCCGAACTCGAACTTTCATTTTATGGATTTGGTGAGAGAGACTTGGACAG AGAGTTCCTTTTACCTCCAACCACATTTATTGGTGGAGAAAAGTCATCGCTCACGCTTAGAGAAATTCTTCACAGATTAAAG CAAATCTACTGCAAAACAACTGGTGTCGAATATATGCACTTGAACAATTTGGAACAACAGGATTGGATTCGTCAACGTTTTGAAGCACCTCGTGTCACAGAATTGTCACATGACCAAAAAAAG GTGCTGTTCAAACGATTGATTCGTTCCACCAAATTTGAGGAGTTTCTTGCCAAAAAATGGCCTAGCGAGAAGAGATTTGGTCTAGAAGGATGTGAAGTACTAATCCCAGCTATAAAGCAG GTTATTGATACTTCATCCAACCTTGGGGTCGATTCTGTGGTCATCGGAATGCCTCATCGTGGTCGTCTTAACGTTTTGGCTAACGTTTGCCGTCAGCCTCTTTCTACTATTCTATCGCAGTTTTCTACTCTTGAACCTGCTGACGAAGGTTCTGGTGATGTGAAATACCATTTGGGTGTATGTATCGAGCGTTTGAATCGACAATCACAGCGCAAGATGAAGATTGCTGTTGTTGCAAATCCCTCTCATCTCGAAGCTGTCGATCCCGTCGTCATGGGCAAG GTTCGCGCGGAAGCTTTCTATGCTGGTGATACCAAGTGTGATCGTACGATGGCTATTCTGATGCACGGAGATGCTGCATTCTCTGGACAAGGTGTAGTCATGGAGACATTCAATCTTGATGACCTTCCCAGCTATACTACTCATGGATGTATTCATATTGTGGTGAACAATCAAGTTGGATTCACCACTGATCCTAGGAGTTCTCG GTCTTCACCATATTGTACTGATGTTGGTCGCGTTGTTGGTTGCCCCATCTTCCATGTTAACGTAGATGACCCGGAAGCTGTAATGCATGTCTGCAACGTAGCAGCTGAATGgagaaaaaccttcaaaaaggATGTTATTATTGACTTGGTTTGCTACAGAAG ACACGGGCACAATGAACTCGACGAACCTATGTTTACCCAACCACTTATGTACCAGAAAATCAAGCAGATGCCGACAGCTCTGGAAAAGTACCAAGAACACATTATCAACGAGGGTGTTGCCACTGAACAATACGTAAAG GAGGAACTCACCAAATACGGACAGATTCTCGAGGACGCCTATGAAAATGCACAGAAAGTTACCTATGTGCGTAATCGTGACTGGTTGGATTCACCTTGGGATGACTTCTTCAAGCGTCGTGATCCTCTCAAG CTTGTGAGCACAGGGATTGAAGAGGATAACATCAACCAAATCATAGAGAAATTTGGCTCTTACCCAGAGGGATTCCACCTTCATCGTGGGTTGGAACGCATTCTTAAGGCCCGCAAACAGATGCTAAAAGATAACTCG CTTGACTGGGCTTGTGGTGAAGCGCTTGCTTTTGGATCATTGCTCAAAGAAGGGACCCATGTCCGACTCAGTGGTCAAGATGTGGAGCGTGGAACCTTCTCGCACAGACATCACGTGTTGCATGACCAAACTATCGATCAGAAG ATTTACAATCCTTTGAACGATCTCCAAGAGGGACAGGCAGAATACACGGTGTGCAACTCTTCTTTGTCTGAATTTGCGGTTCTTGGATTCGAGCTTG GTTACTCAATGGTTGATCCCAACTCTCTAGTTATCTGGGAAGCACAGTTCGGTGACTTTGCGAACAATGCGCAATGCATCATCGATCAGTTTGTGGCGTCTG GCCAGTCAAAATGGATCCGTCAGTCAGGAATTGTGATGTTGCTACCACATGGTTATGAAGGAATGGGACCAGAACATTCTTCAGCTCGTCCAGAGAGGTATCTTCAGTTGTGCAACGAGGATGATCAGATTGATCTGGAG AAGGTAGCTTTCGGTGGCACTTTTGAGGCACAGCAGCTACACGACACCAATTGGATTGTCGCAAATTGTACTACACCCGCGAATATTTTCCACCTTTTTAGAAGACAG GTTACAATGCCGTTCCGCAAACCAGCAGTGGTGATGACCCCCAAGTCCTTGTTACGTCATCCACTTGCTCGTTCACCTGTTCAGGACTTTCTTCCAGGCACACACTTCCAGCGTGTTATCCCTGAGGTTGGGCCTCCATCGCAAAACGCAGCAAATGTACAGCGAGTTGTATTCTGTACAG gAAAGGTTTACTATGACCTACTGAGCGCTCGAAAACATGTTGGAAAAGATGACGCTGTGGCAATTTGCCGTGTTGAACAAATTTCACCGTTCCCGTACGATTTGATCCAGGCCGAATGCCAGAAGTATCCCGCAGCAGAGATAATCTGGTCGCAGGAG GAACACAAAAACATGGGGGCTTGGGGCTTCGTGCAGCCACGTTTCAACAGTCTTCTGCAGTCAGAAAATCGTGTAATTCGCTACACCGGCCGTCACCCATCTGCTTCTCCTGCAACCGGAAACAAATTTACTCATATTCTCGAACAAAGGGACATGATGAGCAGAACGTTTGACGTTCCCAAATCAAAGCTTGAAAGTTTCAAGGCGTAG